DNA from Rosa rugosa chromosome 6, drRosRugo1.1, whole genome shotgun sequence:
GTTAGTGAATGAAAGAATGGTGACTTCATGGCCTAACAGTTGGGTGACCTGGTCTTATTTATCAACTCAAACGCTTTCTTTGAACTTTCACACAACTTTCAATTCAACCCTTGGTGGCTCGAGTTGTTAAATGCACATAATAGTCGGAACATATTTCTAATTCAACGTGTTCTATGTTGTGATGTAATCCAAGTTAGGGAAAGAGACAAGCACCATGTCCAGACTCATGCTTTTTCTTTCCAATTTCCCCTATCAATCCTTGTACCGGTTCGATTAAGAGAGACATTACATACTTTAATTAGGTTTGTGAAAGTTTATAGTATTCCAGAATACTGATATTCAGAAGATAGGAACCGTTAGATTAGACACTGTTATTGTGAAAGTTTTATAGTATTTtagagtattgaaatttcaaaccTGATAACTATTTGATTATGCACTGTTATTGTGAAAATTTTATAatattttaaaatattaaaattctAAAACTGTGAACCGTTAGATTCTGCACCATTTTTATAGTGTATCACACATAATAAACTAATCCCCCCACTTTCAGCTCTAGAGCAGAGCATTAAGCAGTCTTTAAGTTTGTTGGACTGCTCAAGTTAGTGAATGGAAGAATGGTGACTTCATGGTCTAAACAGTTGGGTGACCTGGCCTCATATGCCAACTCAGACACTTTCTTTGAAGTTTCCACGCACCAACTTTCAATTCAACCCTTTCACTCATTCGCATATAATTTTGATTCTGTCCTTTTGCTACAACAACTCTTAGTTCTTGATCTTGACATCTTGCATCTTGCCAGATGGGAAAGGCATTAACTAAACGACGACTTTCCTTCCTCTCTAGTTAGTCTACTCCAAAGTCCAGTATTTGTTATACAGATATGGTCCATGCCTCCATGGACCTTAACTGCTTGAATTGGTTCTATGAAGCCTTATAGCTCCCAAACTCGACAAATGTGCATAAAGATAGAAGAACCCCCATGAGTATTTCAAATGCTTTTTGAAGGGTCATAGTGACCTCACCTTTCAATCAAATTAGGATTTTGCTAGGGGTCGGAATATGATATGGCTTTTGTGCGAAATTGCCCACATTTTTTTTGGTAGTTTTTACTAATGCATGTCGTTATATAACATGCCTTTAATCATGGATGGTAATTCCACTAACGCATGTCTGTTAATATGAAGGCCATCATTCAATAGACCTGATACGTAGTGATTAGGAATCGTACATAAGCTAGCTACAAGGCTAACTAACTACGATCGAGTCGGTGGCTTCTTCCCCGAAAAGCAACTCCATCACCCTGATTAGGCTGCTGGCCGGTGTTTGTTTGTGGCTGCTCCGGAGTGGGTGTTCTTCGAGTATTTCCGTTGAGTCGGAAGCTTCTACCTTGGAATGCAACTCCGGCGTATGGACTGCTCTGCACTGGAGCATTCACTTGGGTTCCCTCACCCCAGTAGGCTACTACTCTGTGCCTGGAAGCATTCATCAATTAAGGAAAATGTCTCATAATATTCTTCAATACTAGCTCATGCATTGAGGTCCATTACTAATTAAATGTCACCAAATCTGCTTGTCAAAAGTGTTAGTTAAGTTCGATCAATGTCATAGAGTCCAGTGGATGAAATTTGatagataaaataaaaatgactTTATTAAGAAAAGGATACACCCATAGAGGAGTCTTGAGGGTGAATTTTCCACCAGCAAGAGGATGAAGCACTGTCAGAAAGTAGTAGAGATGTCCTGCAACTATCCCTAACATGTCTGGCTTCAAAGGGTTTCCCACCAACACATTAAAAGCCAACATTACGTACGGAAGATAGAACCCCTATAACATCCACAAGATCAAGACTTGCAAAATGAGTGCACAGAATGACTTTCCGGAAGTGTGGATTAAGAAATATTGCTGCAATTCTGTAGCTCTTACATAGTAATGTAGGTAAAGAGATTAGATGACATAGGTGTACCTTCAAGGAAACAAGCCCATATACGCTAATACGTGCATTTGGGAACTCACGAGACCAAACATAGACGATCATGAAAACCACAGAAGTCCCCATAAACGGAGACCACAAAAGTGGAACAACAGACATCACCTAAAATCAGACAGAGTACCATATAATGTTAATATCCATATCTGATATGAAATAGATATATATTTAGCTGAATTTCTGTAATTACCAAAAGCGACATTGCTCCAAAGATGAGCATCCACACATAGTCTGCAGTTCTCTTGTCAAAGGGTCCTCTCTCCAGTGACACACCATATTTTGCTCTATGGTAATTACGAAGACAAAAAGATGATCAAATAGCTTAATGTGAGGCACTACCATCATTAAGTTGTCATTTAGCTTATTAATATATCaaattgttaattttttttttttttttttgtaaaaatcaAATTGTTAATTAACCAAGTAACTTTTGCCTTTTGGTTTACTAGATGAGGCACTGTTAGTGTTAATACAACTATAACTTTCTAATGTTTATAGAGGCATTTTTTTCTCACATTATGTAAATCTCCATAGCAAACGGGAGCGAAAACGGTCCGAGGAAGAAGAAATTGGTAAACAGCCTCCAAACCTTCAGTGAATCAATCATCATTAGTACAAGTTAAACATGATGAGGTGATCAACAATAACAAGTTCGATTTTCTCGGACCGTTTCTCATATTTTATTTGGCAAGAAAGGTGAGCAACACGAAATTTGAGCAGCCTTGGATTACTAGAGTTTATAGTAGATTTTGATTTACCTGGAATTGTTTAAAGACAAGGCCATAATCCAGATAAATGCTCTGAGCACTAACAAATTGCAGGGTAAAGGCAGTTGTAGTCATCAAACAGGCCACTCCAAAAGTCTTGCTCACCGGAGGTAGAGATCGGTAGTATCTGCACTCATAAGAAGAATGAGATTAATTCTGTCAATGGACAAATGAAAGATTACAGACTTCGATCCATTTGAAAATACtcaatttcataatttttacTAAATGGTGTAGCAGAAGAGTGAGCATTGATCTTATCCACTTTAAAATATTGAAACCTAACAACAACTCTCTTCCTTCTTCCCTAAGATACTAGTAGTCTAAAACCCAACATGGTTAGAACAAAGTACCAGTGCCCTATCCCATATGCTTTAGTACCCAATTCACATATAAAAAGGCTggaccaaaaccttctctaGTCAATCAAATGAGAAATTAAGCTACTCAAATCACATGATCATCCAAACGTGATTGATCGAAAGTTCGAAACCATCacacagagaaaaaaaagaggttGCTTACTCCGCTGGTGTAGACATGGCAAAAGAAGCAGAGGATACCAGGGGGTTGAATTGGAGTGCTGCTACATGAAGCAGAGTGAATAAATAAGTAATGGAACATATACAACTGTGATATGAATGTATTTGTCATGTATTGAAAATTCCAAGGGAGTGACTTTGGAGTCGTCTCAAAAACTTAACGGAAGGGTCAGGAAAAACTTTGGTTTGGCCAAGTCTTCCATTACTTGACCATTGACCACTGACCAACTTCATGGAAATACAATGCTGTCTTAACTTTGAAATTTTCTTCTTGTCTAGAGTAACTCAGACAACTGGAATGTTTCCTATGAGCGCCACGTGCCACCTTCTTACTAGATTAATGAAAACCATTTCCCACGGCAGAACTTTAAGACAATGGTTTATCTCAATCAGAAGCTCTTTATTTCATCATTTAGAGTTGTTATACAAAAATGTCTATGATACATGACACTAATCTGAGTTTAGGTTACAAAGCTTGAACAAGGAAAGCGCTGAGGAAGCCCCATATCTTCCTTCCAACGTTCCATGTAAAaagccaaaaaaataaatttaaaaactcGATGTACATATATGCATCAATGGAGATATTCTCGAATAACCAACCCTTGGTTCTCTATCAAACTTCAGGACCAGTGGCGAACAAGCTGACAAGACCCCGGAATACTTGTGCTGATAGTTGATGTGCTTGAAATGCTTCACCATCCAAATTCCAAACACTCTCATTGCCAGAAGAAGTAAATGTAAAAGCAGGGGTCTGCAACCAAGAAATTTAGTATTTACGAGTGAGACGATTTGGATAACAAAAGAGAAATGAAGTATGTTTTGAGAAATCataccttgtggtgttccacaAACTTGAAATCAAAAGGATTTCCACCTTTCCTTGCAAGCTGTGTAAGATGCCTGTATCATGCATAAAAGGCTTTAATACGAAGTCACATAGAAGTGAAAAAATTTCAGTACTCTGCATCAAAACCTCCATATATTTCTCCAAAATGGTCATGACTCATTACCACGATTAGCAAGCATGACTAGCATGCTACTTGTCACAGTGCAAATTAACACACAACAAAGCCTCCCAAACTCATCATAAAAAGTTGTTTGGTAATCAAGATCTTGGATAGGCCATCAAAAGATTATAAACTGTAAAACCCcaacttattattattattacttttAGTTTTAATGGGGACACTATATCAACCATTCTCCAATTATCGGAGGAGAGGGCAGAAAAAAGGAGCATTGAGAGGGGAACTACATATTACCAAAGATAGAGAGCATGAGGACAGTCTTTGATCAATATGAGATGGAGGAAACCATCTGAAAGATGCGCATCAGCCACCAAACCATCAGGTGCTTTTTCATTTCTACAAGAAATTACTGCAGCACCGACACTGAGAAACTTTCCCTTGGAACTGGACCATTTTGTCTCTCCTGCATGTGAGTAAGGGGTCGTATGGGAATCATCTGTGGACCCGTGAATAGGCTTGGTGCAACAAACGTTGCAGTTGGCACGGCATATCACCTTTTCAGATTTATTTGAGCTCCAAAATGGTCTCTTGCGACCACCAAGATTATCTTTCTCAGAAGTTGAATCTCGTTCTTCTGATTTGACATCTAAATATGCTATTTCTGCCTGATAGGACCTGAACAATACAGGAATATCATAAAGTTAGACAAGCTATTGATGAGCAAAACTAAAagtaacaaaaaagaaaaatcttatTGATCATAATATAAAGGTAGTTAATGAAAAGAATCTATGTGGTGTATGTATGCCAAAAAAAGAAACCAAGAGATGCATAGCTACCAAAATATTGATCCATACACAGAGACCATATTCATGACTTGAGCCCTAGCAGTCATGATTTTGGGACTCTCACAGTAAAATTTGATGACCAATTAGTGACTTACCTGTGCCTCATAAACACCCTTGTTCCTGCATAATCATATCGTTTAGGTCCCATCCAACGGTACTTTTCACTCTCTGTAATGACATCTCCATAAAATCCATACCTAAAAATATCGAGCATATAGCTTTTAGAGAACAGCTTTTCATGTGAATATACATGGACAGAGATATTAGCTAATTTTGCATAATTAAGTCACTGCCCGTCATTTATTTAGAATTTTGGACGTATTAACACATAGGAATAAGAGAAAGTACTGATTATTAGAGTCGGTAAAAGGTAATCGCAGTTATTTTTGGGTGGATAATATGCAACGACACCagttagaatgagaaattaccCAGCAAAAGAAGCTGCATAGCGCACATAAGGTTCAACCTCCGATGTAGATTCTGTTTTCCACCTCACAACTTGAGCTACATCAAGCCACACTCTTTTACCGAGGACAATGTGAAATGCAGATGTTATAGGATCTCGAGCCCCAGTTGTACTGAAAAAAAGAAAGGCAAACACCTTTTGTTAGACCAAATAAAAGAATATCAGCTCAAATATAGGGAAAATAGTATCATATCAATATGCTCTGGAAATCAATAATCTCATATATGGCGTAATGGGAAAACAATAAGGCAGAAAAATCTTAATGCTGATTCAAAATTGCAAAGGAGTACCACATCACAATGGCATCAGTTGAGCCAGCAGGAATGAGTCCAAATCTTAAATGTTCATTGGGGAGGGAAATCTCAGGCTCTTGATCTACTGGGTtttcaaaacaagaaaaagcgATAATCAGGTACTATGCACTTAG
Protein-coding regions in this window:
- the LOC133717377 gene encoding ceramide kinase isoform X3, producing the protein MERGYVDGSIQQHQSLPRAQLDAQASLLSCTLSLDHVGQVSLSFNSDGLSWRLLEPLDNVATTEIKFADVYAVELINYGVIHGSNVSNARKCLKGQRVSETYRFTVHGFQSSRTLPSARVLATYTFGHKDLHICQIWVNQIKASLDLEQGRPKNLLVFVHPRSGKGNGCKTWDSVAPIFSRAKVKTKVIVTERAGHAYDVMATIGNKELISYDGVIAVGGDGFFNEILNGFLSSRHKAPYPPTPSDFLDSASCNESLIVNDPSETVIEASSQNNEQSPLLSSSSINGSGVLNIIDQEPEISLPNEHLRFGLIPAGSTDAIVMCTTGARDPITSAFHIVLGKRVWLDVAQVVRWKTESTSEVEPYVRYAASFAGYGFYGDVITESEKYRWMGPKRYDYAGTRVFMRHRSYQAEIAYLDVKSEERDSTSEKDNLGGRKRPFWSSNKSEKVICRANCNVCCTKPIHGSTDDSHTTPYSHAGETKWSSSKGKFLSVGAAVISCRNEKAPDGLVADAHLSDGFLHLILIKDCPHALYLWHLTQLARKGGNPFDFKFVEHHKTPAFTFTSSGNESVWNLDGEAFQAHQLSAQVFRGLVSLFATGPEV
- the LOC133716064 gene encoding derlin-1.1-like, which gives rise to MSTPAEYYRSLPPVSKTFGVACLMTTTAFTLQFVSAQSIYLDYGLVFKQFQVWRLFTNFFFLGPFSLPFAMEIYIIAKYGVSLERGPFDKRTADYVWMLIFGAMSLLVMSVVPLLWSPFMGTSVVFMIVYVWSREFPNARISVYGLVSLKGFYLPYVMLAFNVLVGNPLKPDMLGIVAGHLYYFLTVLHPLAGGKFTLKTPLWVHRVVAYWGEGTQVNAPVQSSPYAGVAFQGRSFRLNGNTRRTPTPEQPQTNTGQQPNQGDGVAFRGRSHRLDRS
- the LOC133717377 gene encoding ceramide kinase isoform X1 → MERGYVDGSIQQHQSLPRAQLDAQASLLSCTLSLDHVGQVSLSFNSDGLSWRLLEPLDNDDSTCLCIKFASKVATTEIKFADVYAVELINYGVIHGSNVSNARKCLKGQRVSETYRFTVHGFQSSRTLPSARVLATYTFGHKDLHICQIWVNQIKASLDLEQGRPKNLLVFVHPRSGKGNGCKTWDSVAPIFSRAKVKTKVIVTERAGHAYDVMATIGNKELISYDGVIAVGGDGFFNEILNGFLSSRHKAPYPPTPSDFLDSASCNESLIVNDPSETVIEASSQNNEQSPLLSSSSINGSGVLNIIDQEPEISLPNEHLRFGLIPAGSTDAIVMCTTGARDPITSAFHIVLGKRVWLDVAQVVRWKTESTSEVEPYVRYAASFAGYGFYGDVITESEKYRWMGPKRYDYAGTRVFMRHRSYQAEIAYLDVKSEERDSTSEKDNLGGRKRPFWSSNKSEKVICRANCNVCCTKPIHGSTDDSHTTPYSHAGETKWSSSKGKFLSVGAAVISCRNEKAPDGLVADAHLSDGFLHLILIKDCPHALYLWHLTQLARKGGNPFDFKFVEHHKTPAFTFTSSGNESVWNLDGEAFQAHQLSAQVFRGLVSLFATGPEV
- the LOC133717377 gene encoding ceramide kinase isoform X2, whose amino-acid sequence is MERGYVDGSIQQHQSLPRAQLDAQASLLSCTLSLDHVGQVSLSFNSDGLSWRLLEPLDNDDSTCLCIKFASKVATTEIKFADVYAVELINYGVIHGSNVSNARKCLKGQRVSETYRFTVHGFQSSRTLPSARVLATYTFGHKDLHICQIWVNQIKASLDLEQGRPKNLLVFVHPRSGKGNGCKTWDSVAPIFSRAKVKTKVIVTERAGHAYDVMATIGNKELISYDGVIAVGGDGFFNEILNGFLSSRHKAPYPPTPSDFLDSASCNESLIVNDPSETVIEASSQNNEQSPLLSSSSINGSGVLNINQEPEISLPNEHLRFGLIPAGSTDAIVMCTTGARDPITSAFHIVLGKRVWLDVAQVVRWKTESTSEVEPYVRYAASFAGYGFYGDVITESEKYRWMGPKRYDYAGTRVFMRHRSYQAEIAYLDVKSEERDSTSEKDNLGGRKRPFWSSNKSEKVICRANCNVCCTKPIHGSTDDSHTTPYSHAGETKWSSSKGKFLSVGAAVISCRNEKAPDGLVADAHLSDGFLHLILIKDCPHALYLWHLTQLARKGGNPFDFKFVEHHKTPAFTFTSSGNESVWNLDGEAFQAHQLSAQVFRGLVSLFATGPEV